Proteins from one Desulforhopalus sp. genomic window:
- a CDS encoding PilZ domain-containing protein, producing the protein MEKRRHQRMEINNLDVDISDGLGFFSGTISDLSRFGMKVENISKRFDDNAKRISIVVTGKGKNFKMKARPRWSVRLPACKMVGIEITNAPWGWTEFVMNYEPPRDDVWGDISI; encoded by the coding sequence ATGGAAAAACGACGGCATCAACGAATGGAAATCAACAACTTGGACGTGGATATTTCGGATGGTTTGGGTTTTTTCAGCGGCACGATTAGTGACCTTTCCCGTTTCGGAATGAAGGTTGAAAATATTTCAAAGCGGTTCGATGACAATGCGAAGCGCATTTCAATCGTTGTTACCGGCAAGGGGAAAAACTTCAAGATGAAGGCAAGACCAAGGTGGAGCGTTCGTCTGCCGGCCTGCAAAATGGTTGGTATCGAAATCACCAACGCCCCCTGGGGATGGACCGAATTTGTAATGAATTACGAACCACCAAGGGACGATGTGTGGGGAGATATCTCTATCTAA
- a CDS encoding replication-associated recombination protein A, whose protein sequence is MRQVSVFEETGHSPEVPLAEKARPIEIEDLFGQDQLLTPGFSLRQMIENDQYGSFILWGPPGSGKTTIARLIEKKTKHTFCSCSAVLSKIAEVKGLMEKAAHRHSYENRKTIVFVDEIHRFNKAQQDAFLPYVESGAVTLIGTTTENPSFEVIPALLSRCHVFVLEPLSVENLHKILHRAVSLVPKHLTCEGPVLQFIAEKAGGDARKALNDLEMVCRNAETGDTITLEAMEKATNTRCLFYDKNGEEHYNLISAFQKSIRGSDPQAALYWLARMLEGGETPLYLARRLVRIASEDIGLADPQALVQSLAAKDAVHFLGMPDAAVALCQATVYLATAPKSNALETAYLAAKDDAGKTSHLKVPLAIRNAPTKLMEDLGYNKGYRYSHDFDNHYSYQKYFPDAFPEKAYYSPSPFGFEKEIQKRLDWWKRLRDAQLQEKNDPPND, encoded by the coding sequence ATGCGACAAGTTTCAGTTTTCGAGGAAACCGGCCATTCACCGGAAGTACCACTAGCGGAAAAAGCGCGGCCAATAGAAATTGAAGATCTCTTTGGCCAAGACCAGCTCCTCACCCCCGGCTTCTCACTTCGCCAGATGATTGAGAACGATCAATATGGCTCCTTCATTCTTTGGGGGCCACCGGGCTCCGGCAAGACCACCATCGCCAGGCTCATTGAAAAAAAAACCAAACACACCTTCTGCTCCTGCAGTGCCGTACTCAGCAAGATAGCCGAAGTAAAAGGCCTTATGGAGAAGGCGGCACACCGTCATTCTTATGAAAATCGCAAAACGATAGTTTTTGTTGATGAAATACACCGATTTAACAAAGCTCAACAGGATGCCTTTCTACCCTATGTTGAGTCAGGTGCAGTAACGCTTATAGGGACAACCACCGAGAACCCATCTTTTGAGGTTATCCCAGCCCTTCTCTCCAGATGTCACGTATTTGTCCTTGAACCATTGTCTGTAGAAAATCTACACAAAATACTCCACCGTGCAGTATCCTTGGTTCCCAAACATCTGACATGTGAGGGCCCTGTTCTTCAGTTCATCGCGGAAAAAGCCGGAGGTGACGCTAGAAAGGCTCTAAACGATTTGGAAATGGTTTGTAGAAATGCCGAGACAGGGGACACTATCACCTTAGAGGCCATGGAAAAGGCCACCAATACCAGATGTTTGTTCTATGATAAAAACGGAGAAGAACATTACAATTTGATTTCAGCATTTCAGAAATCTATCCGCGGCAGCGATCCCCAGGCTGCTCTGTATTGGCTTGCGAGAATGCTGGAAGGTGGCGAGACACCTTTATATCTCGCCAGAAGATTGGTGCGAATCGCCTCGGAAGACATAGGCCTTGCCGACCCCCAGGCACTGGTACAATCTTTGGCGGCAAAAGATGCAGTTCATTTCCTCGGGATGCCGGATGCGGCAGTTGCACTCTGTCAGGCAACGGTTTATCTCGCCACCGCCCCTAAAAGTAACGCCCTGGAAACTGCATACCTAGCCGCCAAGGATGACGCTGGAAAAACGAGTCACCTAAAAGTACCTTTGGCAATTCGCAATGCCCCGACCAAACTTATGGAAGACCTAGGCTATAACAAGGGGTATCGCTATTCTCATGATTTTGACAATCATTACAGCTATCAAAAGTATTTTCCCGATGCCTTTCCGGAAAAAGCTTACTATTCCCCCTCACCTTTCGGGTTCGAAAAAGAGATACAAAAGCGACTCGATTGGTGGAAACGCCTGAGAGACGCTCAACTGCAAGAGAAAAATGACCCGCCAAACGACTAA
- a CDS encoding 1,4-dihydroxy-6-naphthoate synthase encodes MTTPLTLGYSPCPNDTFIFYALVHGKIPTKGITFSEPLLEDVEQLNQWAMASCLDVTKMSFHAFGHVQDEYCILAAGSALGRGCGPLLIARLDLAADTLRGKRIAIPGKLTTAALLLQLFLPDCLELVEMRFDRIIAAVASGEVDGGVIIHESRFTYQDTGLVCIQDLGRWWEENYGLPIPLGCIAARRSLGKEKIAAINQAIRESVDYAFLHPDECLPYIRSRSQEMAPDVVQNHIALYVNDFSRDLGEEGLAAIKAFLEMGRRAGILPQSKRSLSEDGL; translated from the coding sequence ATGACCACACCCCTTACTCTCGGCTATTCACCCTGCCCCAATGATACCTTTATTTTTTACGCCCTGGTCCATGGCAAAATCCCCACCAAAGGAATCACCTTTTCCGAGCCTTTGTTGGAGGATGTCGAACAGTTGAATCAATGGGCCATGGCCAGCTGCCTTGATGTCACCAAGATGTCCTTTCATGCCTTTGGTCATGTTCAGGATGAATACTGTATCCTTGCGGCCGGCAGCGCCCTTGGCCGGGGGTGCGGGCCGTTGTTGATTGCCCGGCTGGATCTTGCGGCGGATACCCTGCGAGGCAAGCGGATTGCCATCCCCGGCAAGCTCACCACCGCCGCCTTGCTGCTGCAGTTGTTTTTGCCGGATTGTCTCGAATTGGTGGAGATGCGGTTTGATAGGATAATCGCTGCCGTTGCCAGCGGTGAGGTGGATGGTGGGGTGATTATCCACGAGTCCCGTTTTACCTACCAGGATACCGGTCTTGTCTGTATCCAGGATCTTGGCAGGTGGTGGGAAGAGAATTACGGCCTGCCTATTCCTCTTGGATGTATTGCGGCGCGGCGGAGCCTTGGGAAAGAGAAGATAGCGGCGATCAATCAGGCCATTCGAGAAAGTGTCGACTATGCCTTTTTGCACCCCGATGAGTGTCTTCCCTATATTCGCAGTCGTAGCCAGGAGATGGCCCCGGATGTAGTGCAAAATCATATTGCCTTGTACGTTAATGATTTTTCAAGAGATCTTGGCGAAGAGGGCCTTGCCGCCATCAAGGCCTTCCTGGAGATGGGAAGAAGGGCTGGGATTTTGCCGCAAAGTAAGCGAAGCCTCAGCGAGGATGGGCTATGA
- a CDS encoding phosphoenolpyruvate synthase/pyruvate phosphate dikinase, translating into MLLDSNEVLADFDPHFKIFHDLMPFKVQEILLVSSLYDAFIMEEDGSLATRLINEYHGLNLSKPPRITRASTATEALNLLDRKKFDLVITMPYLGGMDAFGLGAAIKKVNPNLPVILVAHNIRSTFPEKVDSGWIDKIFLWCCEADLLLAIIKNVEDHRNVDGDTKKAMVRVIIYVEDSPLYRSLFLPLIYSEVVRQTQSVLDESLNERHRILRMRARPRILMATNYEEAMALYQAYKPYVFGVISDARFRRNGVLDNEAGINFLRFVRSEIEDLPLLMVSTENRNRRLAEVIPAIFIDKNSPTIRDEVHGFFLKHLGFGDFIFRLPNETAIGSAANLQEFEEQLRVIPEESLRYHTLRNHFSNWVMARAEVTLARRLHKDYVLNIDNLASIREDLIYKVRTLRKLRQQGVVAKFSAADYDEEIMDFVKIGGGSMGGKARGLAFMWACLQGVQRKDSVLSTHTVTIPKTCVITADGFDAFIEENNLNINHLVPDEQVADMFLDAPLPAWLRQELRAFLQRFDKPLSVRSSSLLEDGHFRPYAGLYSTYFLANNHPDFNERLSQLESAVKLVYASTWFENPIAFTRVAGRAREDSMAVIIQQVAGGHYGDYWYPAISGVAQSRNFYPVMDMRADEGIVHIALGVGKTVVEGEKSLWFSPARAQKLVQFASVDNMLKSSQRQFYALDMTPKGCLQRKNANLVLRNIQDAEAEMPVTMLASTYIAEEDRVRDASLPGPKIMTFAPILKYSGYPLPEILSELLKIGKAGMGGEVEIEFAVHLNRELGKSVLYFLQIRPMVTGGEMADVQISDHEVQQAFCFVSTSLGHGCYTNIADIIYVRQDTFDIARTRQMAEEIGAMNRKLRRDKTPFLLIGSGRWGSADPFLGIPVQWADISGVAAIIEISDSKIKADPSQGTHFFQNITSLGIPYLTLNESVSRAKDRRTDFFDWAWLLSQPIEEEKKYIRHIRLRHPFILKCDGIRAESVLLCQDKNSAGEDGVAKVEGDETHGAFAEGIDQH; encoded by the coding sequence ATGTTGCTTGATTCCAACGAGGTACTCGCCGATTTTGATCCGCACTTTAAAATCTTCCACGATCTCATGCCGTTTAAGGTGCAGGAGATTCTTCTCGTCTCCAGCCTCTATGATGCCTTTATCATGGAAGAAGACGGCAGCCTGGCAACCCGGCTTATCAATGAATACCATGGACTTAATCTCAGCAAACCTCCCAGAATTACCCGTGCCTCCACCGCAACCGAGGCCTTGAATCTTCTCGACAGGAAGAAGTTCGACCTCGTTATCACCATGCCCTATTTAGGGGGAATGGATGCCTTTGGCCTCGGGGCGGCTATCAAGAAGGTCAATCCTAATCTGCCGGTTATCCTTGTCGCCCACAATATTCGTTCGACCTTTCCGGAAAAGGTCGACAGCGGCTGGATCGACAAGATTTTTCTTTGGTGCTGTGAGGCCGACCTGTTGCTCGCCATTATTAAGAATGTCGAGGATCATCGAAATGTCGATGGTGACACGAAAAAGGCCATGGTCAGGGTTATTATCTATGTGGAGGATTCTCCTCTTTACCGCTCCCTTTTCCTTCCCCTCATCTACAGTGAGGTGGTGCGGCAAACCCAATCGGTGCTGGACGAAAGCCTCAATGAACGGCACCGGATTCTCCGCATGCGGGCCCGGCCGCGAATCCTCATGGCCACCAACTATGAAGAGGCCATGGCCCTTTACCAGGCGTATAAACCCTACGTTTTTGGGGTAATTTCCGATGCCAGATTTCGCCGGAACGGGGTTTTGGATAATGAGGCCGGGATTAACTTTCTTCGTTTCGTCCGAAGTGAAATCGAGGACTTACCCCTTCTCATGGTCTCAACCGAAAATCGCAATCGCCGGTTGGCAGAGGTGATCCCGGCGATCTTTATCGATAAAAACTCTCCGACCATTAGAGATGAAGTGCATGGTTTTTTTCTCAAGCACCTGGGGTTCGGTGATTTCATTTTTCGTCTGCCCAATGAAACCGCTATCGGCTCGGCGGCAAATCTTCAGGAATTTGAAGAACAACTGCGGGTGATCCCAGAGGAATCGCTGCGATACCATACCCTTAGAAACCATTTTTCCAACTGGGTCATGGCCAGGGCGGAGGTTACCCTGGCGCGCCGTCTTCATAAGGACTATGTGCTGAATATCGATAACCTGGCAAGTATCCGCGAAGATCTGATCTATAAGGTGCGCACCCTGCGAAAATTACGCCAGCAGGGGGTGGTGGCCAAGTTTTCCGCCGCGGACTATGATGAAGAGATCATGGATTTCGTGAAGATCGGCGGGGGATCGATGGGCGGCAAGGCGAGGGGGCTTGCCTTTATGTGGGCGTGTTTGCAGGGGGTGCAACGCAAGGATTCGGTATTAAGCACCCATACGGTGACCATTCCTAAGACCTGTGTCATCACCGCCGACGGTTTTGATGCCTTTATAGAGGAGAATAACCTCAATATCAACCACTTGGTCCCAGATGAGCAGGTTGCCGATATGTTTCTTGATGCACCCCTGCCCGCCTGGCTCAGACAGGAACTGCGGGCATTTCTTCAAAGGTTTGACAAACCCCTTTCCGTTCGTTCCTCTTCTCTTCTTGAAGACGGCCATTTTAGGCCATATGCCGGACTGTATTCCACCTATTTCCTGGCCAATAATCACCCTGATTTCAATGAGCGGCTGAGCCAACTGGAAAGCGCCGTCAAGCTTGTCTATGCCTCAACCTGGTTTGAGAACCCCATCGCCTTTACCCGGGTGGCCGGACGTGCCCGGGAAGACTCCATGGCGGTGATCATCCAACAGGTGGCCGGGGGCCATTATGGAGATTATTGGTATCCGGCGATCTCGGGAGTTGCCCAGTCGCGGAACTTTTATCCGGTAATGGATATGCGTGCCGACGAGGGAATTGTCCATATCGCATTGGGAGTTGGCAAAACGGTTGTTGAAGGGGAAAAGTCATTGTGGTTTTCTCCGGCAAGGGCGCAGAAACTGGTACAGTTTGCAAGCGTCGACAATATGTTGAAATCCAGCCAGAGGCAATTTTACGCACTGGATATGACGCCAAAGGGCTGTCTGCAGCGGAAAAATGCCAACCTGGTGCTGCGCAATATTCAGGATGCGGAAGCGGAGATGCCGGTGACCATGCTCGCCTCGACCTACATTGCCGAGGAAGACAGGGTGCGGGATGCCAGCCTGCCGGGTCCGAAGATCATGACCTTTGCGCCGATTCTCAAATACTCCGGCTATCCGCTGCCAGAGATACTCAGCGAACTGCTGAAGATCGGCAAGGCCGGTATGGGCGGGGAGGTTGAGATAGAATTTGCCGTACATCTCAACCGGGAATTGGGCAAATCGGTTTTGTATTTTTTGCAGATACGGCCGATGGTGACCGGTGGCGAGATGGCCGATGTGCAGATCAGCGATCATGAGGTGCAACAGGCCTTCTGTTTCGTCAGTACCTCGCTGGGTCATGGGTGTTACACAAATATTGCCGACATCATTTATGTTCGGCAGGATACCTTCGATATTGCCAGGACCCGGCAAATGGCCGAAGAAATTGGCGCGATGAATCGCAAACTCCGGCGCGACAAGACGCCGTTTCTGCTTATCGGTTCAGGCAGATGGGGGTCGGCTGATCCATTTTTGGGGATCCCGGTACAATGGGCCGACATCTCCGGAGTGGCAGCAATTATTGAGATCAGCGACAGCAAGATCAAGGCTGATCCTTCCCAGGGGACGCATTTCTTTCAAAATATTACTTCCCTCGGCATACCCTATCTGACCTTGAATGAAAGTGTCAGCCGGGCAAAGGATCGGAGAACTGATTTCTTCGATTGGGCTTGGCTTCTCAGTCAACCCATAGAGGAAGAAAAAAAATATATCCGCCACATCCGCCTCCGCCATCCCTTTATTCTGAAGTGTGACGGTATTCGCGCCGAGAGTGTGTTGTTGTGTCAGGACAAGAACTCCGCCGGAGAGGATGGAGTTGCGAAGGTGGAGGGAGATGAAACCCATGGAGCATTTGCTGAAGGCATCGATCAGCATTGA
- a CDS encoding transcriptional regulator codes for MNSKEFLDIRRKLDKTQKEIANLLGISLKAVCSYEQGWRTIPVHVERQLVFLLARKYHQTNNANCWDLRSCPEEKRNLCPAWEFASGQFCWFISGTICESAVCTSWEKKMAVCRKCVVMKNFSEQEPESDGS; via the coding sequence ATGAACAGTAAGGAATTCCTCGACATCCGCAGAAAACTGGACAAGACCCAGAAAGAGATTGCCAATCTCCTTGGCATCTCCCTCAAGGCCGTCTGCAGCTATGAACAGGGCTGGCGGACTATACCGGTCCATGTCGAGAGACAGCTCGTCTTCCTCCTCGCCAGAAAATACCACCAGACGAATAATGCCAACTGCTGGGACCTGCGAAGCTGCCCGGAAGAGAAAAGAAACCTGTGCCCAGCCTGGGAATTTGCCTCTGGACAGTTCTGCTGGTTTATCAGCGGCACCATTTGTGAAAGTGCTGTCTGTACTTCCTGGGAAAAGAAAATGGCGGTTTGCAGAAAATGCGTGGTGATGAAAAACTTCAGCGAACAAGAGCCTGAATCCGACGGCTCGTAG
- a CDS encoding molybdenum cofactor guanylyltransferase: MTHRKEGQEKAQGPIVTGFSRLPIFRVCGGSDASRGEFVRRLMTELPARALTGFFLRRSDGNTPYTLTLLARRYDLVLVNSDVEAADQPITLVAYAERDNGESPWLVSEAEGLPSLLSRFLEKLSECCLRTPVWACVLIGGKSSRMGRPKHLIKDKEGRTWLENTIATLRPLVDGIVVSGGGVLPESLADTLRLPDIPGVSGPLTGILAAGRWQPLVSWLLVACDMPQVSAEAVTWLLADRRPGCWGRVPKFAGNKRLEPLLAWYDFRSMLLFEEQLYTRNLRIGESAGDSRIDHPVISEELCRSWENINTPEQLQKVQER; encoded by the coding sequence ATGACTCACCGGAAGGAGGGGCAGGAAAAGGCCCAGGGACCTATTGTGACGGGTTTTTCCCGCCTGCCGATCTTCCGTGTTTGCGGTGGCAGCGATGCATCTCGCGGCGAATTTGTTCGTCGGCTGATGACCGAATTGCCTGCGCGAGCCCTGACCGGGTTTTTTTTGCGGCGAAGTGATGGCAATACCCCGTATACCCTGACTTTACTTGCCAGGCGGTACGATCTGGTTCTTGTAAACAGTGACGTCGAGGCTGCCGATCAGCCGATAACTCTCGTTGCTTACGCTGAAAGAGATAATGGCGAGTCTCCGTGGTTGGTCAGTGAGGCGGAAGGGCTGCCCAGTCTATTGTCTCGATTTCTTGAAAAATTATCGGAGTGTTGTCTGCGTACCCCGGTTTGGGCTTGTGTGTTGATTGGCGGCAAGAGTTCGCGAATGGGCCGTCCCAAACATCTCATTAAGGATAAAGAGGGTAGGACCTGGTTGGAAAATACCATCGCCACCCTGCGGCCTTTGGTTGACGGCATTGTCGTCTCCGGTGGCGGGGTGCTCCCCGAATCGCTCGCCGACACCCTGCGGTTACCCGATATTCCTGGTGTTTCCGGTCCGTTAACCGGAATACTGGCGGCGGGACGATGGCAGCCACTGGTGTCCTGGCTGCTGGTGGCCTGTGATATGCCGCAGGTTTCCGCCGAGGCGGTGACCTGGCTGCTGGCTGACCGCCGTCCTGGCTGCTGGGGGCGGGTGCCCAAATTTGCCGGCAATAAGCGCCTTGAACCATTGCTTGCCTGGTACGATTTTCGCTCGATGCTTCTCTTTGAGGAACAGCTGTATACCAGGAACCTGCGCATTGGCGAATCGGCCGGTGATTCGAGAATTGACCATCCGGTGATATCCGAAGAACTCTGTCGATCCTGGGAAAATATTAATACGCCCGAGCAGTTACAGAAGGTGCAAGAAAGGTAG
- a CDS encoding arginyltransferase encodes MIEEGVSCEYDDRCRREFRSLHARVQHLFIDIDIPCPYGLPYTATFHQATFAPLGDRAMELFLAAGYRRNGNNLYNMYCRECAACIPIRLHPEEFSANRNQRRTLARNQDVVKALSPLQPTREEYLLCEKFLQTRYPRENNTAIGYFRDFFVNSIVNSAELQYRVDGRLVGSAIIDIGYNWMNAVYFYFDPDESKRSLGTYNILCLIELCREWDIEFLYLGYFIPPVPAMSYKGSFHPHYLLVDNNWQRKG; translated from the coding sequence ATGATCGAAGAAGGTGTGAGCTGCGAATACGACGATCGTTGCAGGAGGGAGTTTCGCTCCTTGCATGCACGGGTACAGCACCTATTCATCGACATTGACATACCCTGTCCCTACGGTTTGCCCTACACGGCGACTTTTCACCAGGCAACCTTCGCACCGCTTGGCGATCGGGCCATGGAGCTGTTTCTGGCCGCCGGTTACCGGCGGAACGGCAATAATCTCTATAATATGTACTGCCGCGAGTGTGCAGCCTGTATCCCCATTCGTCTGCACCCCGAGGAGTTTTCGGCCAACCGCAATCAGAGGAGAACCCTTGCCAGGAATCAGGATGTTGTGAAGGCTCTCTCGCCCTTGCAGCCGACACGAGAAGAGTATCTTCTCTGCGAGAAGTTTCTGCAGACCCGGTATCCCCGAGAAAACAATACGGCTATTGGCTATTTCCGCGACTTTTTTGTCAATAGTATTGTTAACAGTGCCGAATTGCAGTATCGCGTCGACGGGCGGCTGGTTGGCAGCGCGATTATCGATATTGGTTACAATTGGATGAACGCTGTGTATTTTTATTTCGATCCCGATGAATCGAAGAGAAGCCTCGGGACCTACAATATCCTCTGTCTTATTGAATTGTGCCGGGAATGGGATATTGAGTTTCTCTACCTTGGCTACTTTATTCCCCCTGTTCCGGCGATGAGCTATAAAGGGAGTTTTCATCCACACTATCTGCTTGTTGACAACAATTGGCAGCGGAAGGGGTAG
- a CDS encoding DUF2807 domain-containing protein — protein sequence MISKNHSMPFSELLPRFSVMLGLSLASLLLVFPVEAVEINIGSNNQVNTGKIVSGNCLQGSGKLTQKKLPVEQFKGIVVDGVFDVSINCGQSTGLSITADDNLHSLISATTKNGKLHLSTLGSYCTANSFKADISLVELVSVSADGSSELVVNCNTAVNSKLSVDLRGASSMTLSGKVKDVDLILQDSTELDASQLLAETVGIKISDAASARVNASKKLTGEGSDASEIHYLGQPQVVKVKTSDASECLPEE from the coding sequence ATGATCTCAAAAAACCATTCAATGCCATTCAGTGAGCTTCTTCCTCGATTTTCTGTGATGTTGGGGCTTTCGTTGGCGAGCTTGTTACTTGTTTTTCCGGTAGAGGCCGTTGAGATCAATATTGGCTCCAATAATCAGGTGAATACAGGGAAGATCGTTAGTGGCAACTGCTTGCAGGGTAGCGGTAAGCTTACGCAAAAGAAACTGCCTGTTGAACAATTCAAGGGTATTGTGGTTGATGGGGTCTTTGACGTTAGTATTAATTGCGGGCAGAGTACCGGCCTTTCGATTACTGCCGACGATAATCTTCATTCATTGATATCCGCTACAACAAAAAACGGCAAATTACACCTTTCAACGCTGGGTTCGTATTGCACTGCCAACTCATTTAAGGCTGATATTTCTCTTGTTGAGTTGGTATCCGTTTCAGCTGATGGCAGCAGTGAATTGGTGGTTAATTGCAATACTGCGGTAAATAGCAAGCTCTCTGTAGATCTTCGGGGTGCGAGCTCAATGACTCTTTCTGGCAAGGTAAAAGATGTTGATTTGATATTGCAAGACAGTACAGAACTCGATGCATCGCAGCTTTTGGCGGAAACCGTGGGGATAAAAATCAGCGATGCCGCTTCAGCCCGGGTCAATGCCTCTAAGAAACTCACCGGTGAAGGCAGTGACGCAAGCGAAATTCACTATTTAGGTCAGCCTCAAGTTGTAAAGGTGAAGACTTCTGATGCGAGTGAATGTTTGCCTGAAGAATGA
- the amrS gene encoding AmmeMemoRadiSam system radical SAM enzyme produces the protein MTNNNELNPSGARQWWEAQGDGTVRCGLCAHQCCLRDGQRGICGVRIGRKGRIDSLVYGRVVAEHIDPIEKKPIFHMLPGSLSYSIATFGCNFRCMHCQNAGISQVSRDMAVDNSGTYRSPDEIVALALAGGCQSVSYTYVEPTVFFEYAYDCCLTASAGGLKNVFVSNGYMTKEVIARLTMVLTAINIDLKSFSNDFYKKICGARLSPVLDAIGLCRDVGIWVEVTTLVIPGLNDSDEELKGIASFLAKIDPSIPWHVSGYHPAYRMAAPPTPEATLRRAQAIGLDQGLHYVYTGNRPGSGGEDTYCPGCGLVVISRKGFRVAANRLIAGACPQCGTYINGVWR, from the coding sequence ATGACAAATAATAATGAGCTAAATCCTTCGGGGGCGAGACAGTGGTGGGAGGCACAGGGCGATGGAACTGTGCGCTGCGGCCTCTGCGCCCATCAGTGTTGCCTGCGGGATGGCCAGCGGGGCATATGCGGCGTACGGATCGGCAGAAAGGGCCGGATCGACAGCCTCGTCTACGGGCGGGTGGTTGCCGAGCATATCGATCCGATCGAAAAGAAACCGATTTTTCATATGCTGCCGGGAAGTCTTTCCTACTCAATTGCCACATTTGGGTGCAATTTCCGCTGCATGCATTGCCAGAATGCCGGCATATCTCAAGTGTCCCGCGATATGGCTGTCGATAATTCAGGAACTTACAGAAGTCCCGACGAGATAGTTGCTTTGGCCTTGGCCGGTGGATGTCAATCGGTTAGTTACACCTATGTCGAACCGACAGTCTTCTTCGAATATGCCTATGACTGCTGTTTGACGGCATCTGCCGGTGGGCTAAAGAACGTCTTTGTATCCAACGGGTACATGACAAAAGAGGTTATTGCGCGGCTAACAATGGTGCTGACCGCTATAAATATCGATCTAAAATCTTTTAGTAACGACTTTTATAAAAAAATCTGCGGCGCGCGGTTGTCGCCTGTTTTGGATGCAATAGGCCTTTGCAGGGATGTCGGGATTTGGGTTGAGGTGACGACTCTCGTTATTCCGGGTTTAAACGACAGCGATGAAGAGCTCAAGGGCATTGCATCCTTTTTGGCAAAGATCGATCCTTCTATTCCCTGGCATGTTTCCGGATATCACCCTGCCTACCGCATGGCAGCCCCACCTACGCCGGAGGCGACTCTCCGGAGGGCTCAGGCCATCGGACTGGATCAAGGCTTGCACTATGTGTATACGGGCAACAGGCCGGGGTCCGGAGGTGAGGATACCTATTGCCCGGGCTGTGGCCTTGTAGTGATCTCGCGAAAAGGTTTTCGGGTAGCGGCCAATCGGCTTATTGCTGGGGCTTGCCCACAATGTGGGACATATATCAACGGTGTTTGGCGGTAG
- a CDS encoding SPOR domain-containing protein, with the protein MKQPLLFFIFFSTMFCCVHSVTAGNLSLIEKRLIELDRLNKQVVEQVGELPQNGSVEIEAKVSPGEVTPGDTGASQEVTRKRIDYTKKTILALDEKAPYTVQISASQSKKQCFRVAAMLRRTGYPAFTASLRLKDQQIWHRIFVGSYATAQEAENTRQSLEADEITDSFVKNMPYAIQVGKEGTIESFKELREKLSSMHYMPYTGYIRDTQSDTTQIRLLLGAFESKEDTTALVDTLRSENLEVRVVNR; encoded by the coding sequence GTGAAGCAACCTCTACTTTTTTTTATCTTTTTCTCTACGATGTTTTGCTGTGTGCATAGTGTAACAGCAGGGAACTTGTCCCTTATTGAAAAAAGATTGATAGAACTTGACAGGCTTAACAAACAAGTGGTTGAGCAGGTTGGCGAACTACCCCAAAATGGTTCCGTCGAAATTGAAGCGAAGGTTAGTCCGGGAGAGGTTACTCCTGGCGACACAGGAGCATCCCAGGAGGTTACCAGAAAACGTATCGATTATACTAAGAAAACTATACTTGCTTTAGATGAAAAAGCTCCCTATACAGTGCAAATTAGTGCAAGCCAATCGAAAAAGCAGTGCTTCAGGGTAGCAGCCATGCTAAGAAGGACTGGTTATCCTGCGTTTACAGCATCACTCAGATTGAAAGATCAACAAATTTGGCATCGAATCTTCGTTGGCTCGTACGCCACAGCACAAGAGGCTGAAAATACCAGACAATCCCTTGAAGCTGATGAAATAACCGATAGTTTTGTAAAGAATATGCCGTACGCAATACAAGTTGGCAAAGAAGGCACCATCGAGAGTTTCAAGGAACTCCGCGAAAAACTCTCTTCCATGCACTACATGCCATACACTGGCTATATAAGGGATACACAAAGCGACACGACCCAGATTCGTCTTTTGCTTGGAGCTTTTGAAAGCAAAGAAGACACCACCGCTCTGGTTGACACACTGCGCTCAGAAAACCTCGAAGTAAGAGTTGTAAATCGATAG